One window of Misgurnus anguillicaudatus chromosome 13, ASM2758022v2, whole genome shotgun sequence genomic DNA carries:
- the abhd6b gene encoding monoacylglycerol lipase ABHD6b, whose translation MDMDMVNMFAIAAGTLAIPLLLFMASFMLWPSSLIKFYYWYWRRTLGLQIRYADCGGYRFCYSCRGKPGLRPSILMLHDFSAHKDIWLQMVKYLPKHLHLLCLDMPGHEGTTRTSTDDYSIQGQVTRIRQFVEAIRLNRKPFHLVGISMGGTVAGVYAASYPSDLCSMTLICPAGLKNHNKSKFDSQMLDVEHSQYMLNIPLIPSNPEDMDEMLKLCSHVRFRVPQQILQGLVDVRTPHNDFYHEVFMAIMGENSRYALHEHIQQITTPLQIIWGKQDQVVDVSGAAVLKEAIPASRVDLLDNCGHSVVMERPRQTAKLILDFIISQQSPASASTKKKS comes from the exons ATGGATATGGATATGGTGAATATGTTTGCCATTGCTGCAGGGACTCTTGCCATCCCTCTGCTTTTGTTCATGGCCTCATTTATGCTGTGGCCATCATCACTAATCAAATTCTATTATTG GTACTGGAGGAGAACATTAGGTTTGCAGATACGTTATGCTGACTGTGGAGGTTATCGCTTCTGTTACTCATGCAGAGGGAAACCAGGCCTCAGGCCCTCTATACTGATGCTACATGACTTTTCTGCTCACAAAGATATATGGCTCCAGATGGTGAAG TATCTTCCTAAACATCTGCACCTGCTGTGCTTAGACATGCCAGGCCATGAAGGCACAACACGTACTAGCACGGATGACTATTCAATTCAGGGACAAGTCACAAGAATACGGCAG TTTGTAGAGGCCATTCGACTAAACAGAAAACCATTCCACCTGGTGGGCATTTCAATGGGTGGGACGGTAGCAGGAGTGTATGCAGCCAGCTATCCATCGGATCTCTGCAGTATGACTCTCATCTGCCCGGCCG GTCTGAagaaccacaacaaaagcaagTTTGACAGTCAAATGCTTGATGTGGAGCACAGCCAGTACATGCTGAACATTCCTCTTATTCCATCCAACCCAGAAGACATGGACGAGATGCTGAAACTCTGCTCTCATGTGCGATTCAGAGTCCCTCAACAG ATTCTTCAAGGCCTGGTGGATGTAAGGACACCACACAATGACTTTTATCATGAGG TTTTCATGGCAATTATGGGTGAAAATTCAAGATATGCCTTGCATGAGCACATACAGCAAATAACTACCCCTTTGCAAATCATCTGGGGCAAACAGGATCAG gttgtgGATGTGTCTGGGGCAGCAGTGCTCAAAGAAGCTATCCCAGCCTCCCGTGTTGATTTGCTGGATAACTGTGGCCATTCTGTGGTGATGGAGCGACCACGCCAAACAGCCAAACTCATTTTAGATTTTATTATCTCCCAGCAGAGCCCAGCAAGTGCCAGCACAAAGAAGAAATCCTGA